The proteins below come from a single Plantactinospora sp. KBS50 genomic window:
- a CDS encoding ATP-binding protein, producing MSAHVQTGALVITLTGGWNVAQAHVLRRALARHVVHLPPYVVLDRTRQSAGALLPVLVFNTYCRNRGIVMVICGSVPVLRLLLRRAPGGRVRAYPSLAEALGALRPYPCPPRVRRAHLRMAPGPEAPAAARRMVRECCRRWGVEEGVDNGQLVVSELVANAAEHAGTDIDVTVSQHRGRLRIAVGDRSRDLPAVDPARAADPTRIALAERGRGLDLVSRSASGFGILPATDGKIVWASVPVTRSRGGVLPRRIPLPSRDLLPRLRAPRRWRRPVGWLVRPRPVATRPRLA from the coding sequence GTGTCAGCACACGTCCAGACCGGTGCCCTGGTGATCACCCTGACCGGTGGCTGGAACGTGGCCCAGGCGCACGTGCTGCGCCGTGCCCTGGCCCGACACGTGGTGCACCTTCCCCCGTACGTGGTGCTGGACCGCACCCGGCAGTCGGCCGGCGCGCTCCTGCCGGTCCTGGTCTTCAACACCTACTGCCGCAACCGGGGGATTGTCATGGTCATCTGCGGGTCCGTTCCGGTGCTGCGCCTCCTGCTCCGCCGGGCGCCGGGCGGTCGGGTCCGCGCCTACCCCAGCCTCGCCGAGGCGCTCGGCGCGCTGCGGCCGTACCCCTGCCCGCCGCGGGTGCGCCGGGCGCACCTGCGGATGGCGCCCGGACCGGAGGCGCCGGCCGCGGCCCGCCGGATGGTGCGCGAGTGCTGCCGGCGGTGGGGCGTCGAGGAGGGCGTCGACAACGGCCAACTGGTCGTCTCGGAACTGGTGGCCAACGCGGCCGAGCACGCCGGTACCGACATCGACGTCACTGTCTCCCAGCACCGCGGCCGGCTGCGGATCGCCGTGGGTGACCGCAGTCGGGACCTGCCGGCGGTGGACCCCGCCCGGGCCGCCGACCCGACCCGGATCGCGCTCGCCGAACGCGGCCGGGGACTGGACCTGGTCAGCCGCTCGGCCAGCGGGTTCGGCATCCTGCCGGCGACCGACGGGAAGATCGTCTGGGCGAGCGTGCCGGTGACCCGGTCGCGCGGGGGCGTGCTGCCCCGCCGGATCCCGCTGCCCAGCCGGGATCTGCTGCCCCGGCTGCGCGCGCCGCGCCGGTGGCGCCGGCCGGTGGGCTGGCTGGTCCGGCCCCGCCCGGTGGCCACCCGTCCCCGGCTGGCCTGA
- a CDS encoding PLP-dependent aminotransferase family protein: MSGLIRGPQLARLLGHWHALPGPHRRPDYVALAAAVRGLLADGRLPIGVRAPAERELAEALGISRTTVTAAYRELRDSGHLSSRRGAGSWTRLPAGHRVGSSGLWTPQDDLDMIDLGCAALAAPAELLGAARAAAEDLPRYLCGAGYHPTGVVELREAVARTYAERGLPTSPEQIMITSGTLQALDLVLRLGLPVGERALVESPTYPNALSALAARRARISTHGLDTAEPGWDAELLVGTLRQVRPRLAYLIPDFQNPTGHLMPADLRERLVVAAHAAGTDVVVDESFVDLPLDGAALPPPMAAFDRHSRVVSIGGMSKPFWGGLRIGWVRASAPQVQRLAAVRVGVDMASPVLDQLVAVHLLADRQRIVCARRAQLTAQRDALLDALSAELPEWRVTVPRGGVSLWAELDGPVSSALARAVEEVGVRLAPGPRFGLDGTLERFLRLPFTLPPAELREAVRRITGVRHGLDRESRDRWREPAVIA, translated from the coding sequence ATGTCGGGGCTGATCCGGGGTCCCCAATTGGCCCGGTTGTTGGGTCATTGGCATGCCTTGCCTGGGCCACATCGCCGGCCGGACTACGTCGCGCTGGCCGCCGCCGTCCGCGGCCTGCTGGCCGACGGCCGGCTGCCCATCGGGGTACGGGCGCCGGCCGAACGGGAACTCGCCGAGGCGCTGGGCATCAGCCGGACCACGGTGACGGCCGCCTACCGGGAACTGCGGGACAGCGGGCACCTGTCCAGCCGCCGGGGCGCCGGAAGCTGGACCCGGCTGCCGGCCGGGCACCGGGTGGGCAGTTCGGGCCTGTGGACCCCGCAGGACGACCTGGACATGATCGATCTCGGCTGCGCGGCCCTCGCGGCCCCCGCCGAGTTGCTCGGGGCCGCGCGGGCCGCGGCCGAGGACCTGCCGCGCTACCTGTGCGGCGCGGGATACCACCCGACCGGGGTGGTGGAGCTGCGCGAGGCCGTGGCCCGGACGTACGCCGAGCGCGGGCTGCCGACCAGCCCCGAGCAGATCATGATCACCAGCGGTACGCTCCAGGCGCTCGACCTGGTGCTGCGGCTCGGCCTGCCGGTCGGCGAGCGGGCGCTCGTCGAGTCGCCCACCTACCCGAACGCGCTGTCCGCCCTCGCCGCCCGGCGCGCCCGGATCAGCACCCACGGGCTGGACACCGCCGAGCCCGGCTGGGACGCCGAGCTGCTGGTGGGCACCCTGCGCCAGGTTCGGCCGCGGCTGGCGTACCTGATCCCGGACTTCCAGAACCCGACCGGCCACCTGATGCCGGCGGACCTGCGGGAACGCCTGGTGGTCGCGGCGCACGCGGCCGGCACCGACGTGGTCGTCGACGAGTCCTTCGTGGACCTGCCGCTGGACGGCGCCGCGCTGCCGCCGCCGATGGCCGCCTTCGACCGGCACTCCCGGGTGGTCTCGATCGGTGGCATGAGCAAACCCTTCTGGGGCGGCCTGCGGATCGGTTGGGTCCGGGCCTCCGCGCCGCAGGTGCAGCGCCTGGCCGCGGTCCGGGTCGGGGTCGACATGGCCAGCCCGGTGCTGGACCAGCTCGTCGCCGTGCACCTGCTGGCCGACCGGCAGCGGATCGTGTGCGCCCGGCGGGCGCAGCTCACGGCGCAGCGGGACGCCCTGCTCGACGCGCTGTCCGCCGAGTTGCCGGAGTGGCGGGTGACCGTCCCGCGCGGCGGGGTGAGCCTGTGGGCGGAACTGGACGGCCCGGTGTCCAGCGCGCTCGCCCGGGCCGTCGAGGAGGTCGGGGTGCGGCTGGCGCCGGGTCCGCGGTTCGGGCTGGACGGCACGCTGGAGCGCTTCCTGCGGCTGCCGTTCACGCTGCCACCCGCGGAACTTCGCGAGGCCGTCCGGCGGATCACCGGCGTCCGGCACGGGCTGGACCGGGAGTCCCGGGACCGCTGGCGGGAGCCCGCCGTCATCGCCTGA
- a CDS encoding YitT family protein has translation MKWIGNRGAHLPRRLVQLYAGLVLYGVSMALMIESTLGLDPWDVFHQGVARRTPLSIGTVTILVGALVLLLWIPLRQRPGLGTVSNVLVIGLAVDAALALLPTAGPLPLRIGFLVAGIVLNGMATGLYIGARLGPGPRDGLMTGFVARRPGRSIRLVRTVIEVTVLAAGFLLGGTVGVGTVLYAVAIGPLAHVFIPLFTVPSTTERPTAPPAPPARPGDASTSAVPL, from the coding sequence GTGAAGTGGATTGGCAACCGTGGCGCCCACCTCCCCCGGCGGCTCGTACAGCTCTACGCCGGGCTGGTCCTGTACGGCGTGAGCATGGCCCTGATGATCGAATCCACCCTCGGGCTGGACCCGTGGGACGTCTTCCATCAGGGGGTGGCGCGCCGGACCCCGCTGTCCATCGGCACCGTGACCATCCTCGTCGGCGCGCTCGTGCTGCTGCTGTGGATCCCGCTGCGCCAGCGGCCGGGCCTCGGCACCGTCAGCAACGTACTGGTGATCGGCCTGGCGGTGGACGCGGCGCTGGCACTGCTGCCCACCGCGGGGCCGCTGCCGCTGCGGATCGGCTTCCTGGTCGCCGGCATCGTGCTCAACGGCATGGCCACCGGGCTCTACATCGGAGCCCGGCTCGGTCCCGGACCGCGCGACGGGCTGATGACCGGATTCGTGGCCCGGCGCCCCGGCCGGTCCATCCGGCTGGTCCGCACCGTGATCGAAGTCACGGTGCTGGCCGCCGGCTTCCTGCTCGGTGGCACCGTCGGGGTCGGCACCGTGCTGTACGCGGTGGCCATCGGACCGTTGGCCCACGTGTTCATCCCGCTGTTCACGGTGCCGTCGACCACCGAACGGCCGACCGCGCCACCCGCACCGCCGGCCCGGCCGGGTGACGCCTCCACTTCGGCCGTCCCGTTGTGA
- the hisF gene encoding imidazole glycerol phosphate synthase subunit HisF → MTLAVRVIPCLDVDAGRVVKGVNFQDLRDAGDPVELAAAYDAAGADELTFLDVTASSDERRTTLEVVRRTAESVFIPLTVGGGVRSVADVDTLLRAGADKVGVNTAAIARPELIAEIAERFGRQVLVLSLDVRRAGARNATGTGGDDGPGGPVSGFEVTTHGGRRGTGIDAVAWARRAAELGAGEILLNSMDADGTKAGFDVELIRAVRAAVEVPVVASGGAGRAADFPPAVAAGADAVLAASIFHFGEVAVGEVKDALRAAGQPVR, encoded by the coding sequence ATGACGCTGGCGGTGCGGGTGATCCCCTGTCTGGACGTGGACGCGGGCCGGGTGGTCAAGGGGGTCAACTTCCAGGACCTGCGGGACGCGGGGGACCCGGTCGAGCTGGCCGCCGCGTACGACGCCGCGGGCGCCGACGAGCTGACGTTCCTCGACGTCACCGCGTCCTCCGACGAACGCCGCACCACCCTGGAGGTGGTCCGCCGCACCGCCGAGTCGGTCTTCATCCCGTTGACCGTGGGCGGCGGGGTGCGCTCGGTGGCGGACGTCGACACGCTGCTGCGGGCCGGCGCCGACAAGGTGGGCGTGAACACCGCGGCGATCGCCCGCCCCGAGCTGATCGCCGAGATCGCCGAGCGGTTCGGCCGGCAGGTGCTGGTGCTCTCCCTGGACGTACGCCGGGCCGGCGCGCGGAACGCGACCGGCACCGGCGGCGACGACGGGCCCGGCGGCCCGGTGAGCGGGTTCGAGGTGACCACCCACGGCGGCCGCCGTGGCACCGGCATCGACGCGGTGGCCTGGGCGCGGCGGGCCGCCGAACTGGGCGCGGGGGAGATCCTGCTCAACTCGATGGACGCGGACGGCACGAAGGCCGGCTTCGACGTCGAGCTGATCCGGGCCGTCCGGGCGGCCGTGGAGGTACCGGTGGTGGCCAGCGGGGGCGCCGGACGCGCCGCCGACTTCCCGCCCGCGGTGGCCGCCGGCGCGGACGCGGTGCTGGCCGCCAGCATCTTCCACTTCGGCGAGGTCGCCGTCGGGGAGGTCAAGGACGCGCTGCGGGCGGCCGGCCAGCCGGTCCGCTGA
- the priA gene encoding bifunctional 1-(5-phosphoribosyl)-5-((5-phosphoribosylamino)methylideneamino)imidazole-4-carboxamide isomerase/phosphoribosylanthranilate isomerase PriA: protein MSLTLLPAVDVADGRAVRLVQGAAGSETSYGDPLEAALAWQRGGASWIHLVDLDAAFGRGSNADLLAELVRQLDVAVELSGGIRDDESLAAALGTGAARVNIGTAALERPEWCDRVVGEYGDRVAIGLDVRGRTLAGRGWTRDGGDLFEVLERLDKAGAARYVVTDITKDGTMRGPNLDLLRDVCDCTGAPVVASGGVSTLDDLRALAALEPLGVEGVIAGKALYAGAFTVAEALAVLAG from the coding sequence TTGAGCCTCACCCTCCTTCCCGCCGTCGACGTGGCCGACGGGCGGGCGGTGCGCCTGGTGCAGGGCGCCGCCGGCAGCGAGACGAGCTACGGCGACCCGCTGGAGGCCGCGCTGGCGTGGCAGCGCGGCGGCGCGTCCTGGATTCACCTGGTGGACCTCGACGCGGCGTTCGGCCGGGGCAGCAACGCCGACCTGCTGGCCGAGCTGGTCCGCCAGCTCGACGTCGCGGTCGAACTGTCCGGTGGCATCCGCGACGACGAGTCGCTGGCCGCCGCGCTGGGCACCGGGGCGGCGCGGGTGAACATCGGCACGGCCGCCCTGGAGCGGCCCGAGTGGTGCGACCGGGTGGTCGGCGAGTACGGCGACCGGGTGGCGATCGGGCTGGACGTGCGCGGCCGTACCCTGGCCGGCCGGGGTTGGACGCGGGACGGCGGTGACCTGTTCGAGGTGCTGGAGCGGCTGGACAAGGCCGGTGCGGCGCGATACGTGGTGACCGACATCACCAAGGACGGCACGATGCGGGGGCCGAACCTGGACCTGCTGCGCGACGTGTGCGACTGCACCGGCGCGCCGGTGGTCGCCTCGGGTGGCGTCTCCACACTGGACGACCTGCGGGCGCTGGCGGCGCTCGAACCGCTCGGCGTCGAGGGCGTGATCGCCGGCAAGGCGCTGTACGCCGGGGCGTTCACGGTGGCCGAGGCGCTGGCCGTGCTGGCCGGATAG
- the hisB gene encoding imidazoleglycerol-phosphate dehydratase HisB — MNRTARIERVTSETKVLVELDLDGTGRAEISTGVGFYDHMLHQIARHGGFDLTVRTVGDLEIDAHHTIEDTSIALGAALAEALGDKAGIRRYGSATIPMDEVLVRAAVDLSGRAYVVHDEPALAPYIGTVYPTSMTRHIWESFGQAARLTLHVEVLRAARPGGHPDAHHVVEAQFKAVSRALREAVSIDPRSAGAIPSTKGAL, encoded by the coding sequence ATGAACAGGACCGCCCGCATCGAACGGGTCACCTCCGAGACGAAGGTGCTGGTCGAGCTGGACCTCGACGGCACCGGCCGGGCCGAGATCTCCACCGGCGTGGGCTTCTACGACCACATGCTGCACCAGATCGCCCGGCACGGCGGCTTCGACCTCACCGTCCGCACGGTGGGCGACCTGGAGATCGACGCGCACCACACGATCGAGGACACCTCGATCGCGCTGGGCGCCGCGCTGGCCGAGGCGCTGGGCGACAAGGCCGGCATCCGGCGGTACGGCTCGGCCACCATCCCGATGGACGAGGTGCTGGTCCGGGCCGCGGTGGACCTGTCCGGCCGGGCGTACGTGGTGCACGACGAGCCGGCGCTGGCGCCGTACATCGGGACGGTGTACCCGACCAGCATGACCCGGCACATCTGGGAGTCGTTCGGCCAGGCGGCCCGGCTCACCCTGCACGTCGAGGTGCTGCGGGCGGCCCGCCCGGGTGGGCACCCGGACGCGCACCACGTGGTCGAGGCGCAGTTCAAGGCCGTGTCCCGGGCGCTGCGCGAGGCGGTGTCGATCGACCCGAGGTCGGCCGGTGCGATCCCCAGCACCAAGGGCGCGCTCTGA
- a CDS encoding histidinol-phosphate transaminase, protein MDALPIRDDLRGRSPYGAPQLDVPVRLNTNENSYPVPEPVIEAIGKAVAAELRDLNRYPDRDALALRADLAEYLGHGLDVRHVWAANGSNEVQQQLFQVFGGPGRTVLGFTPAYSMHPLLALGTGTGWLDGRRGDGFGLRPADAVAQVARHRPDLVVLCSPNNPTGTALDLDVVAAVLAEAPGMVLVDEAYAEFARPGTPSALSLLPGHPRLVVTRTMSKAFGFAGGRLGYLAADPAVVDAVQLVRLPYHLSALTQAAARAALAHRGTLLATVELIKAERDRIVAALRAQGRRVADSDANFVLFEVGGDQRTAWQVLLDQGVLVRDVGVPGWLRVTAGTPAETDAFLTAMERL, encoded by the coding sequence CTGGACGCGCTGCCGATCCGGGACGATCTGCGGGGCCGCAGCCCGTACGGCGCGCCGCAGCTGGACGTGCCGGTGCGGTTGAACACCAACGAGAACTCCTACCCGGTGCCCGAGCCGGTGATCGAGGCGATCGGCAAGGCGGTCGCGGCCGAGCTGCGGGATCTCAACCGCTACCCGGACCGGGACGCGCTGGCGTTGCGCGCCGACCTGGCCGAGTATCTCGGGCACGGGCTGGACGTGCGGCACGTCTGGGCGGCCAACGGCTCCAACGAGGTGCAGCAGCAGCTCTTCCAGGTGTTCGGCGGTCCGGGGCGCACGGTGCTCGGCTTCACCCCGGCGTACTCGATGCACCCGCTGCTGGCGCTCGGCACCGGCACCGGCTGGCTCGACGGCCGGCGCGGCGACGGCTTCGGCCTGCGCCCGGCCGACGCGGTCGCGCAGGTCGCCCGGCACCGGCCGGACCTGGTGGTGCTCTGCTCGCCGAACAATCCCACCGGCACCGCGCTGGACCTCGACGTGGTCGCCGCGGTGCTGGCCGAGGCGCCCGGCATGGTGCTGGTGGACGAGGCGTACGCGGAGTTCGCCCGGCCGGGCACGCCGAGCGCGCTGTCGCTGCTGCCCGGCCACCCCCGGCTGGTGGTGACCCGGACCATGAGCAAGGCGTTCGGGTTCGCCGGTGGCCGGCTCGGCTACCTGGCCGCCGACCCGGCCGTGGTGGACGCCGTGCAACTGGTCCGGCTGCCGTACCACCTCTCGGCGCTCACCCAGGCCGCGGCCCGGGCGGCGCTGGCCCACCGCGGGACCCTGCTGGCCACCGTCGAGCTGATCAAGGCGGAGCGCGACCGGATCGTGGCCGCCCTGCGGGCGCAGGGTCGCCGGGTCGCCGACAGCGACGCCAACTTCGTACTCTTCGAGGTCGGCGGCGACCAGCGGACCGCCTGGCAGGTCCTGCTCGACCAGGGCGTGCTGGTGCGCGACGTGGGCGTGCCCGGGTGGCTGCGGGTCACCGCCGGCACGCCCGCCGAGACCGACGCCTTCCTCACCGCCATGGAGCGCCTATGA